TGGTGGTGCCAACGCCTAACACTGTGGAAAATTGACAAAAGAAGGAAGCCTAGGATCGTTCTTAAATATATTCCAACTCAAACTTAGTTTAGTAACGGTTATTCCTATTTAGAAATACCCTTTTAGAATTGTTTTAGCAATGATTTTTGGAACAATgttgtttttgaaatttataacattttgttTGCAACTACTAAAattgttcctaatttttttaaattatataatttaaataataatttaaaatttataattaattattaaatttaattatttgtatgagttcaattaaatattgaataaatattgaataatggaatgcaataaaaattatgaaacatgaataattagcgaaattaaaataaaaattatccaattacaaaatataaaaaaaatgaatgattgaggatcaaaattgtaacAGGCCTATGTtggaggaccaaaattgaataagtaaTAATgtttgaggaccaaaattataattattccattaaataactagtggtaacacaagataattattagtcagagtgattgattatttcgtggggaatgcacaatctaatttaaataaatctttgtaAGAGTTTATTGGTTATAAATATTGGACTTTtctagtttttaattaatgatgttgttaaattaaatcttgatgATGTTcacaaggttgtttactgattagagAATAGTCAGTTGACGTCCCTTGACTAACGGAAAGATAAGGAAGGGTGAGGTTGTTAGATCGTACCAATGGCcataatcaatttatctaTTATAAATGATTGTCATTTTTGCACCAATAACCATCTGTGGAATCGAGCATGATCCAAATTTTAAATGGAATGtatatctcatatttaatatctcttaggtattattttctatttggtTTTAGACTTagataataaacaaaattcccctctttcatttttacttccactttcaagaaattaattcgAGACCAATCTCTATGAACTCCATCCAACTCACTATTTTCACAAacttttagtaaaaaattcttttttttggtgaatttgatACTCATAAATCGAATATTGTATTATCTCCAATCAATAGAGCCCGAGGAGCTAGGTTCCatatcaaaaaagaaattttttttaaataattctaaaaaaattatatattcatatttaaaatatgtaaaataatttagtttgatgttataatattttgagaaaaaaaaaattccatccTATAACTTTggtttgaattcattttggtTCTTATCTTTAGTTAGATTTAGCCTttttatcaatcaattttgcaTGAATTTGGTCTTTTAGCCTAATTTAAGACTGTTTTGCTCTTTTGATGGTGAAGGCTAATAGTCCATCATAgctctaagtataattaatatatacaaatatctcttcaataaacctaaaCTTTAATACCATTCTAGGCGAGCATTAACTACGAGATgccaaatgaataaatatatagactaaaatttcttttaaaaagctGTATAGGGGTAAAAATATCTAGAATTTGGTCAAATGACTATAATTAAACATTTTGAAAACTACCGGattgaaactaaaattggtAAATATAAACGACTCAATTTAATAACAGACaaatttaaaggactaaacagataattttttcttccgAATTGATTGATCCACCATATCCTCAAACAAACTTGTTCTCCACAACAACAAAAGCATCTTGGTTGTGGATGGGGTGAAGAAGATGAAAACATTTAGACTCAATCTATAATgctgcataaaaaaataataataaatagactGAAAttgaacataaataaaatccaaatccTACCACTGCACAATATATTCCACAATAAGACGCTTAAcgtaaaaattcaaaagttcaTACACAAACGTTCTCAATTCTGATTTATGAGGAAATTAACATTGCATTTACCATCCAATATTTATCTCAAATCCCGACTCGCAAAACTCCAATAATCCAAATACATTTATCCTATTCTTGAACCTTTCTTCCTCAATTTTATGAGAACTTGAACTTGAACTTGATGCGATTAGTTCAATCTGATGTGTTTAGTGTCCTTTCCTAGGTTGCATGTGTACCAGGTTCGTAGTCAACTGTTATGTTGGATCCAAATTTGGTGCAGTGTGCATGTGCCAAAAGAGTGTAGAGTTTCATCGTTTAATTAccattaagaaagaaaaacaaataagttaACAAATGCTAATTGGataatcattaaattaaacaaagatgcttattgaatattttatttcaaattaagttCATAAATACAGCTCAATATATTCGCCTGGCGGCTATTTTGCGAAttgaatatttcaaaattctgtGACTTGAATTTCTAATTTACATATTGCTGGCATCTATCTATAAATATGCatgatacatttatttttgtgttgtttatGCAAATtcactacatatatataatgatacaaatttattatctcttgACTTTTATAAATGCCAAAAATGTTACATTTGGCATATTCAATCTTCCAATGCACACTCACTTTGACAGGTTTCCAGCCATCTTTGACGTATTCAATCAGCCATCCAATGCCCACTCACTTTGACCGGGGTTTCAATAATGCTTGCATCTGTCTATAAATATGCATCAAGACCGTATAGTTTCCTACACAAATTGAAGTtgagaaagaggaaaagaaacaaattaaggGAGAAAAATGGAGGGATGTGTTTCGAGGGAGATAGAGGTGAAGGTATCTGCAAGCGAAACGTGGAAGGCCTACGGCAGCCTCCTACTGGCCGAGATCGGGGTGGAAGCGTTTCCCGAAAAATATAGTGGATTCAAAGTTGAAGGGGATGGGTACGCTGGAACCATCATCCAAGTCTTTTTCGCTCCaggtatatataatattgttgatgataataataattatacatgaattttgaaaatgcatGCATGGATTGATGAtatgatgaaattgaaaacaggGGTGGCAGGGCCGCCGTGGTACAAGGAGAAGTACTTGGTGGTGGACGATGAGAGACGAGTGAAGGTAGGGGAGTTTGTGGAGGGCGGGGTTTTGGAACAGGGGTTTAAAAGTTATGTGGTGACCTTGGAAGCGATAGAGAAGAAGGGGAAGAAGGATGAGTGCATCATGAGAGGTAGCATCGAGTATGAGTTGAATGATGAAGCTGCTTTGCCTTTGGTTACCAGCTCCATTGAGGGCCTCCTTGGTATCATGAAGGCTGTTGCTGATTACGTCATTAAACACCacacctccaccaccaccaactGACGCCCATCCatacatatatgttatatatcaatttcatCGCTTTTAATTTGGCTGTGAGTCTTTGTTAATgtatttgaattaatgaaGGAGGGAGTGTGCGTGTGTCTGATGTGGTACTGTACCACGTTGTTCTTCTACGTTTCTAATACTGTATTCGAATatgtaaatttgatttgattgattagaactttttttcttataaaatttataattatttttatttcaaataatttctaggatctattttataatttttaaaatttaaattattatttggtctaaaaatatattaatatttgagcacaaactataaaaattaaaatttattttgaataaaagcattagataaatttcatttcattaaataattaatcaatttttaaattatagttatttacattagagaaaaatattagaaataaaattaaaatttatttcttaatttttttggtcaaagtttattaaaatatttttagaatttatctaaaataaataattataaattataaactattttaatatttatattaaaataaaatttatttattttttaattattaaaaaataaaattttatttattttaatttattgtcaaagtttataaaaatattttcaaacataataaaaatttaattaaaaaaaattaatagttgcTACAATTTATCTcgaatgtaaataattttaatttaaaaattaatttattatttaataaaacatatatctaatacttttactgaaaaaataaatcttagttt
The window above is part of the Sesamum indicum cultivar Zhongzhi No. 13 linkage group LG7, S_indicum_v1.0, whole genome shotgun sequence genome. Proteins encoded here:
- the LOC105166932 gene encoding S-norcoclaurine synthase-like — translated: MEGCVSREIEVKVSASETWKAYGSLLLAEIGVEAFPEKYSGFKVEGDGYAGTIIQVFFAPGVAGPPWYKEKYLVVDDERRVKVGEFVEGGVLEQGFKSYVVTLEAIEKKGKKDECIMRGSIEYELNDEAALPLVTSSIEGLLGIMKAVADYVIKHHTSTTTN